From Antedon mediterranea chromosome 9, ecAntMedi1.1, whole genome shotgun sequence, a single genomic window includes:
- the LOC140059028 gene encoding alpha-N-acetylgalactosaminide alpha-2,6-sialyltransferase 1-like isoform X2, with translation MKRLYQRLLRCSVLAVLILLFSYTFYRLQYRQTREDEKTDKKPHPVVVPTVKVHKKQLVLRFGKMRHFGSRGREFDFRLKVDFKPSNCSISIQNKLQRSKWASKMYLPNITMVMHEGAMSNDEYRRLHAFGMPYGLSFRDDLVYTDLQAILSKLPRVDSILDFSGKERPSCLSCAVVGNGGILNGSKLGKEIDEHDLVFRVNHAIRRGFEEDVGTRTTHYVMMDRSLEHTSKEDVPRDQGIIYVFLPCRRLDYDYIEAAIGPPNPNMKLVTSANNMRILHPDFVRYVNKVWIQRKRAFRPTTGGIMFMSALHSGCDSVNAYGMGFNKQYTSHYYDIEYRPHKSTASHDFGREIDILKILDKEGIINWYKRDVKQFYS, from the exons ATGA AGCGTCTCTATCAACGCTTACTCAGGTGTTCTGTTCTGGCAGtattgattttattgttttcatatacGTTCTATCGTTTGCAATACAG ACAAACACGTGAAGACGAGAAAACGGATAAAAAGCCACACCCTGTGGTGGTACCAACAGTCAAGGTACATAAAAAGCAGTTAGTTCTAAGGTTTGGAAAAATGAGACATTTTGGATCCAGAGGTCGTGAGTTTGACTTTAGGCTTAAAGTAGATTTTAAGCCGTCG aaTTGTTCAATTTCCATTCAGAACAAGTTACAGAGAAGTAAATGGGCATCAAAGATGTACCTACCAAATATCACCATGGTGATGCACGAAGGCGCGATGTCAAACGACGAGTATCGCAGACTACATGCGTTCGGTATGCCTTATGGTCTAAGCTTTCGCGATGACTTGGTATACACAG ATTTACAAGCAATCCTATCAAAGCTACCTCGTGTGGACAGTATATTAGACTTTTCTGGTAAAGAGAGACCATCATGCCTCAGCTGTGCCGTTGTAGGGAATGGCGGCATTCTGAACGGATCTAAGCTTGGCAAAGAAATAGACGAACATGATCTTGTATTTCG TGTGAATCACGCGATTCGAAGGGGATTTGAGGAAGATGTGGGTACGAGAACTACTCATTACGTAATGATGGACAGATCACTAGAACACACAAGTAAAGAAGATGTTCCGCGAGATCAG gGGATTATATATGTGTTTTTACCGTGCAGAAGATTAGACTACGACTATATAGAAGCTGCTATTGGACCGCCTAACCCTAATATGAAATTAGTTACTAGTGCCAACAATATGAGAATACTGCATCCGGATTTTGTTCGTTACGTCAACAAAGT TTGGATCCAAAGAAAACGTGCCTTTCGACCAACAACTGGAGGTATTATGTTCATGTCGGCGCTCCATAGTGGATGTGACTCTGTCAACGCGTATGGCATGGGATTCAATAAGCAGTACACTTCACATTATTACGATATCGAATACCGACCACATAAGTCAACTGCTAGTCACGACTTTGGACGAGAGATAGACATTCTGAAAATATTAGACAAAGAAGGCATAATTAATTGGTACAAGCGAgatgttaaacaattttattcataa
- the LOC140059028 gene encoding alpha-N-acetylgalactosaminide alpha-2,6-sialyltransferase 1-like isoform X1: MKRLYQRLLRCSVLAVLILLFSYTFYRLQYRQTREDEKTDKKPHPVVVPTVKVHKKQLVLRFGKMRHFGSRGREFDFRLKVDFKPSVSFNNCSISIQNKLQRSKWASKMYLPNITMVMHEGAMSNDEYRRLHAFGMPYGLSFRDDLVYTDLQAILSKLPRVDSILDFSGKERPSCLSCAVVGNGGILNGSKLGKEIDEHDLVFRVNHAIRRGFEEDVGTRTTHYVMMDRSLEHTSKEDVPRDQGIIYVFLPCRRLDYDYIEAAIGPPNPNMKLVTSANNMRILHPDFVRYVNKVWIQRKRAFRPTTGGIMFMSALHSGCDSVNAYGMGFNKQYTSHYYDIEYRPHKSTASHDFGREIDILKILDKEGIINWYKRDVKQFYS, encoded by the exons ATGA AGCGTCTCTATCAACGCTTACTCAGGTGTTCTGTTCTGGCAGtattgattttattgttttcatatacGTTCTATCGTTTGCAATACAG ACAAACACGTGAAGACGAGAAAACGGATAAAAAGCCACACCCTGTGGTGGTACCAACAGTCAAGGTACATAAAAAGCAGTTAGTTCTAAGGTTTGGAAAAATGAGACATTTTGGATCCAGAGGTCGTGAGTTTGACTTTAGGCTTAAAGTAGATTTTAAGCCGTCGGTAAGTTTTAAT aaTTGTTCAATTTCCATTCAGAACAAGTTACAGAGAAGTAAATGGGCATCAAAGATGTACCTACCAAATATCACCATGGTGATGCACGAAGGCGCGATGTCAAACGACGAGTATCGCAGACTACATGCGTTCGGTATGCCTTATGGTCTAAGCTTTCGCGATGACTTGGTATACACAG ATTTACAAGCAATCCTATCAAAGCTACCTCGTGTGGACAGTATATTAGACTTTTCTGGTAAAGAGAGACCATCATGCCTCAGCTGTGCCGTTGTAGGGAATGGCGGCATTCTGAACGGATCTAAGCTTGGCAAAGAAATAGACGAACATGATCTTGTATTTCG TGTGAATCACGCGATTCGAAGGGGATTTGAGGAAGATGTGGGTACGAGAACTACTCATTACGTAATGATGGACAGATCACTAGAACACACAAGTAAAGAAGATGTTCCGCGAGATCAG gGGATTATATATGTGTTTTTACCGTGCAGAAGATTAGACTACGACTATATAGAAGCTGCTATTGGACCGCCTAACCCTAATATGAAATTAGTTACTAGTGCCAACAATATGAGAATACTGCATCCGGATTTTGTTCGTTACGTCAACAAAGT TTGGATCCAAAGAAAACGTGCCTTTCGACCAACAACTGGAGGTATTATGTTCATGTCGGCGCTCCATAGTGGATGTGACTCTGTCAACGCGTATGGCATGGGATTCAATAAGCAGTACACTTCACATTATTACGATATCGAATACCGACCACATAAGTCAACTGCTAGTCACGACTTTGGACGAGAGATAGACATTCTGAAAATATTAGACAAAGAAGGCATAATTAATTGGTACAAGCGAgatgttaaacaattttattcataa